The region AGGAACGACATATAAACTATTTTGAAATATGATCAAACATCTCATTTCAACTTGCCTTTATTGGCCTCTACAGCTTGTTGGCGTATAGTTGAGATCCCAACAAAATTccttgaaaaggggaaaatgcATTTAGTCGTTTAAATCCATGCAATATACAAACAGAAATTGGTATACATTCTAAGAGGTCGCCGATTGATTATCTGATAATTCTCCACAATCCTAATGAaggttaaaaatacattttatgacTGAATAATTATTCTGCAGTGGGTTACATTGGCAATGATGACCTCTTGCAATGGATGCTGGTCACAAACGAAAGAACAAAAGATAATTCAAGAAGCTTGTATGGGTAAGGGTCTTGTATAAATAGAAACGTTAAATTTTCCTTACCTGTGAAATAACAGCAGGTCCAGGTTACTCATCAAAATTCGATTGTTTTTGTATATGTACTTTCCTACTTGTCTCCCGGACGCCGCCATGTTGCTTACGCGCAAAGGCGTCTGGGAGGACGAAACCACGGAGGCTTCATCGAGGGGATTTTAAAAATGAGAGTGCTTTTTTTTCGCATATGACGCCACTATTTGTAATTTGGCTTCAAGTATAGTATGTGCTATTCTTCattgtatgcttttttttatgattttcaaTTACACCTCTTAAATTTTAATCATACATGTAACACCCCCCTCCctacttatttttttctgttccgTGGGCCCTTCAAAGCACGTGGGAGAAAATCGTGCACGGCTCTATGTTACATGTGGTCAGAAAACCTAGCAATGATTTCAGCTAAGTAAACGTACTAAATCTGGATAATCATCCGATATGCTGTTTAGAAAAGACGTGCCATGGCGGCGATTGGAGGGCATGTCGTTTGGCATGTACTCTGCCGAAGAGATACGGTGAGTTTGTTAGCTTCTGGCTTCGtgctaaagttgacgtttaaaactTGATGTAAACAAGACATTTTTGAGGTTCCGCCTTTACAATACGTCACTAATCTATTTTAAAGTTTGATTGCCACtactttattgttattatttttttgtaggaAGGAACTTTCGATTGCTCGTCGACCTTCACGTTTAAACTACGCAATTAAATTGATCTAGGCAAAtcagtaaatacaccagcagcCAGGCATATGTTGTTGTGAGTAAATTGGTCATTTTCGGTCTCGTCTAGGAAGTTGAGTGTAAAAACGATCACCAACACGAGGTTGCTTGATGGAGTCGGGAATGTGCTCCCAAATGGCCTGTATGACTTGGCCCTGGGACCAGCAGACAACAAGGAGGTAACATATATTAGAGGCTCTCTTTCACTATTTACACCAAAGAAGCAATGTCTTCCTGTTAATGTTTAAGTCAGACAATGTTGTGGGTATGACCAACAACAATGAGAATTGCATTTGAAATATTGTGACTACTCCACTTGCACTCctcctcctgtacttttgcgctgttTTACTGACTATGCACAATTGCACCATTTCCACCAAGTTGCTCATATTTATTCAttcttcttatttattcattgtatgtgccttcttattttttgtatagtttacttgaatgtgtaatatgtcttgtcaccgtgggatagtaggaaacgtaatttcgacctctttgtatgtcttgacgtgaagaaattgacattaaagcagactttgagattgtgttgttttgttccATCAGGTATGCTCAACTTGCCACCAGGACTTCAACAACTGTCCAGGACACCTGGGACACGTAGAGCTACCACTTCCTGTGTACAACCCTTTATTTTTCGATGTAAGAATCATTTACACACAACTTGACAAATGCATCTTTACTTTATACTGCAAACTGGACATCTTATACAAAGGTCATACAAAGAAAGTTAATGCTGACACTAAGTCCATCAACAGCCATTTGTGAGAGAGGATTTTCCTGCATGAACCGTGTGAAAACAGTATACTGCACAAGTCTCCAGGCTGAAACACAGAATGACCTTATGCACATCTCCATAAATGGGGaatcagtcgtatcattttgtCCTGAGACAGAAATTTATTTCTGCGTATTGAGCACAAAGGCCACAAGACATATTGTACACAAACTAGGAAAAACAGTGAGCAGAGAAGAGACTGGCACAAGAGGAAATGTCTGAAGAAGATGAGACAGCTGCCATTTTCTAATTtgcaagaatgttttttttgttctgtgttAATAAAATTTCCAATattagttaccgtattttccggactataaggcgcaccggactataaggcgcaccttcaatgaatggcccattttaatacttaatccttatataaagcgcaccggactataaagcgcaccattaatgcatcatgtcagatttttaatccaaatcaaattctccattttatcttttttatttcaacttcagatgcaacaaatgactttataatcacaaaataatgatccacagtctttttgattcatgattcatagtcttcagcaggccacttatgcttgatttcatgacacaatgattcgggccagtttgaatttaggaatttagtccatatataaggcgcactggactataaggcgcactgtcggcttttgagaagattttaggtttttaggtgcgccttatagtccggaaaatacggtaggttaaATGTGTTAGCGCTAAAACATTAAAACCCCCAAAATGGGCCAGTTCGTTTCATTTCGGCCTACCAAAACTTGAAGCGCGCAAAGGGTTACTAGGGATTCTGAAATTTTCCGAGCCCTGCTTCTTTCTATTTTCCACTCATGTTTTTGCTGTGGTTTTGCTCATTTTCAGAAAGTCTACCTGTTGATCCGTGGTTCATGTTTGACGTGCCAAATGTTAACATGTCCACGGGCAGCCGTCCACCTGCTATTGAACCAACTCAAGTTATTGGACCATGGAGCCATGCAGCAAGTTTACCAGATAGAGGAATTTCTCAACCAGGTGAGCTTGAAGCTTAATATTTGTAACATACAGCAACTTATTTCATTTTACCCTCATGAATCACAATCAATTGCATTAATTCTACACATACTGTATATTTCGGGTAAACATCTAACCGACAAAACTAAATTacataattgaaatatttttttgaataTGAATGTAACTTCAACATTTTTAGACTATTCTTCAAAAAATTTAATAAAAGTCTATATTGGTTGTTTAGAGTGTTTTTGTTATTCTGGTTACGCTAGTTTATAGAGAACAACGGGAAAGTCACTGGTGACGATATTGCAGCAGCGTTGAAAGAGTTCACCGATTCAGTCGTAACTGAAAGCTCAGGAAACATCAACCAGGTCAGTAAATACGTTCACTCTATGGACATATGTTTCGATATTATTTTGGATGGGTGGATGAACATTTAAACTATATTGTGATAAATGTATATTCACATGAATAACAACACTGTAACCAATTTGGcagtttctgttttttttatctatgACATTTTCTTCCCTAGATAAAACACATTGTTGGAAGAAAAAACACTTTGATAACTGACTTCTGGAAAAATCACATGAAATCTCGGAAATGTCCCCACTGCAGGTAATACTATACCAAAGATTTACCTTAACTAACTTCAGTATTGGACAACTATAATAAGAGCATCAGTTCCATCATTCCCATTTGATCATGTTTATATTAATCATGCGTGACTTTTCTGTTAAGCGGTGAATGGAGATGTTTATCCTACCAATTCAAAAGAATGATTATTTTCATGGGTCACTATGTAGGGATTTGTTTTGCATGACTTTCGTAATCTAATTGTCGTTTGCGTAACTTAATGACTAAAACGAAAGACAACTGTGTGCAAACAGGAGCAAGCGCTTCGTGGTCCGAAGCGAGCACAACAGCAAGCTGATCGTCACATTGCCCGCTGGCACGCAAAGCATTCTCAAATGGGatggtgagttttttttcccccctccttttCTTGTAATTCTTAGGTCGCTTTCAAACTATCTCCTACTTTCTAAGCCATACTTGGTTTGCTTTTAATGGCTGCTTCTCACCCCAAATCAGTTGATATTTGATGACATGAACATAGATACCAATATTTTGATTGGACCTTTCAGTAGTGGACACGGCGGCTGGAGACAAAGCCTACATGACTGCCAGCACAGCTAGAGAACACGTCAACATGCTGTGGAAGAAAGAAGGTAAGGCAACAGAATGTGGGGGCGAATTTTAAATTGAATTGTTTTGCCAAACTCTTCTCATTTCTTTCCAGGTTTCTTCCTGAAGTGTCTGTTTTATGGGGTTAGGAACAACTCTGAGTCAAACGGAGCGGAAGAAGGTTTCTCTCCGGATCTCTTCTTCCTGGAGTTGATGGTGGTCCCGCCATGCAGGTACAACACAGCCCCTTCGATGACAAGCTGAGCGTGGTTTTGCTTGAAGACGTGGGTCTTTCCTACTCCTTCGAGGTACCGTCCAACTAATCGACTGGGTGACCAGATGTTTACCAACGGTCAGACGGTCAACATGCAAGCAGTGATGAAGGACAGTGCAGTTGTAAGAAAACTGCTTTCTCTCATGGCTGTTGAGAAAGGTACTCCGGAGGCTGAGGTAAGTACGATTTAGTCTTTGCGTTGAAATAATCCAATTCTTTTGAAAGAAATGTTCTTTCTCTTATTTGATCAGTCTCAGGATACTGAAGAGAAAGACAGGTCTTTTCTCTCAGAGATTCCTGGAAAGACATTAACAGATAAACTCTACAACGTGTGGATTCGTCTTCagacacacatcaacattgtctttGACAGTGACATGGACAAAATAATGTCTCAAAAGTACCCAGGAATCAAACAGGTACATCCTGCAAACATCTACCAAGTCTTAATACAAACTGTCTAAAAAATGTCACTTAAAATAAATGGCCAAAGCTGCAATTTGAGGAATAGTAACATTTAAAATGGTCTAAATaagatatttattttatttagctgttttacagtattatttttgtttattttgcaatCTTTTCCCATAACCCTAACAGAAGATTGAGGGGACTGCATCCTCGTTTCATTTTTTCCTCCACTTCACCTTCCAGATGATTGACAGTCCTGGTTTTCCTTTGTAGATTCTGGAGAAAAAGGATGGATTGTTCCGTAAACACATGATGGGCAAAAGAGTTGATTTTGCAGCTCGATCTGTCATCTGTCCAGACATGTACATTGGAACCAATGAGATAGGACTTCCCATGGTATGCTTGAGTTGATATTTGCAAATCCATCTTTGGTGGAAATGAGTCATAAGTGAACAGTTGTCCTCGTTTCTCCACAATTATAATGTGTCCTGTTTGTGCAGGTGTTTGCCACAAAACTAACCTACCCGCAGCCTGTCACGCCTTGGAATGTGAAGGAGCTTCGCCAAGCCGTCCTGAATGGCCCAAACGTCCATCCCGGTGCGACGATGGTGATGAGTGAGGACGGCAGGAGAACTCTCTTGTCACCGAGCAGCTTTACACAAAGAGAAGCGGTTGCCAAGCAGCTGTTGACGCCCTGTCCGGGTCCACACAAGATGCCAATGAAAATAGTGAGTCAATACGAAGGAATTgcacttgttgttgttgttgttggacaATCCGCCACATGAATATGACTTGACCCTAAAACGAATCATCTGTCTTGTCTCAAGGTGAACCGTCATATTAAGAACGGAGATGTTCTGTTGTTGAACCGACAGCCAACCTTGCACCGACCGTCAATACAGGCTCACCGTGCACGCATTTTGCCTGGAGAGAAGGTCTGGACGTCTATAGAACAGTTTCAATCACTCGTAGCCTTAGGATTCAAATTCATTGTCCTATAAGATCGCTTCGCTTGTTCTGTACGACAGGTTCTGAGGCTCCACTACGCCAACTGCAAAGCTTACAATGCAGATTTTGATGGCGATGAGATGAATGCTCACTTCCCACAGACCGAGCTTGGTCGAGCTGAGGCCTACACGTTAGTCAGCACCGACCAACAGTATCTTTTGCCAAAGGTAGATTCAACATGCATACGGCACACCTAAGTAAAAACAAACTAAGCAAACCGTTTTGCCCCAACTGTAATTGCTTtgtgtggaaaaatgtagatcccccccccccccccccccccccatattcaTCCCACTTGAATGTTTCGGATGGTTAACCTTGTAAAATTCTCATTTAGAAATGCGCACTTCTTGGATTGTGAAGTTGAAATTGGCTTGACGCTTCAAAACATTTAAGTGTCATATATAGTAAAAGAAGGGGAAGGGCGCCAAATAGGTTTTCATACTTCTCActagtttgttttttgtttcatcaggatgGGACACCTTTGGCTGGTCTGATTCAGGATCACATGGTTTCAGGTGCACGCATGACAATTCGAGGCAGTTTCTTCACCAGAGATCAGTACACGGAACTTGTGTACagaggactgactgacaaacaaGGGCGAGTTAAACTTCTCCGACCCGCAATACTCAAGCCACAGAAACTCTGGACAGGAAAGCAGGTATGTAGTGTCATACCCGTGATGGTTGACTTTGTATTATGGATTTCATCAAGATTACAAGCATCCTGAaatgaaatgattaaaaaactGGTTGTGTTAAATTTTACGGCGAGTAGATCTAACCAATTACTTCTCCCCTTCATAGGTGGTGTCCACACTCCTCCTCAATGTTATTCCAAAAAAGGCCATACCGTTAAATCTGGTTGGAAAATCAAAAATCCCCAGCAAAGCATGGATCCAAATTCCCCCACGAGCGACTCCTGGATATGACCCTGACACCATGTGTGACTCGCAGGtgcacaaacacatacacattTTTGTTGGTCTCAGAAGTGTAAACATGGTATCAAGTTGTTAAATGAGATTTGACAATTTACTGTTCTATATTTCTTAGGTGCTGATCCGTCAGGGTGAGTTGTTAGTGGGGGTTCTGGACAAAGCTCACTACGGCTCCTCTGCATACGGTCTGGTCCATTGTTGCTACGAACTTTACGGAGGGGAGACCAGCGGCAATCTGCTCAGCTGTCTGGCCAGACTCTTTACTGCTTACCTGCAGTTATATAGAGGATTCACTCTAGGTAAATTAGATTGCGTTTCCTCTTCCCACTGGCATACCACCATATTTGAACATACGTATTTACCGCCAATGTGTTTTTCTATTAGGTGTTGAGGACATTCTAGTGAAACCGGGTGCCaataaaaagaggaaaaggattATCAAAGAATCTCTGAAAATTGGCACAAGAGTGAGTTCAAGCAGCCACACCTTGTCGTTTGCTTCGTATCTACGTTCTGTcatcagggttagggttagtcatCAACTGTCCTCAAACTGCAAACCGTTGTAAAATAACGCAGCCTTGTCAAATTCAGTGTATCCTCCTCGATGGATGCTACTGGCCAAAATGGCTGCAACAGTGAAGGTGTAGTTTGTTGAGCCCCATTGTGCTTCACCCTGGCCTCTGGGCATAATCATGTACTACACACAAAGAATAAATTCGCCAAGTGGAACCTTATCGTAGCCGAAGCTGATGTGTTTTCAAGGGTGGTAACAACAACGGTCTTTCTCATAGAGGGGCTTTAATTTTGACTTGggtaacattttcttttttttcctctccattcCTCAGGCCCTCCAGGCAGCATTCAACTTTGACAGTGGTAACATTTTTTCTCCATTCCTCAGGCCCTCCAGACAGCATTCAACCTTCCCCCCGACGTGGATGAAGCAGAGGCTAAGAGCCGTTGGCAGGATGCTCATCTCAATCCGGACCAGCGAGATTTTAGCATGGCTGACCACAAATTCAAAGAAGTGGCCAACCAAGTCAACAATGACATTAACAAGGTGGTGTTTAAAGTTTTGCGTTTGCAATCACTGTGTAATACGGTTCGTGTTGTCACACTGACTTTGTTAGCATCGCCACGGTTACGGGTATGCAACAACTATTGCAGCTGTGTCAAATTCAGTAGCACCCTCCTCTGTGAGTGCTACTGGCCAAAATGGCTGCTACATTGGAAGTGTAGCTCGTGAGCCCTATTGTGCTCCAACCATGGCCTGTGGGGATAAATGCGTGCTATACACACATGACTTGTGACGTTGCAAATGCCATCTTCAGGCTCAGGGTCCCATAATTCCATTGAGTCTATCTTGCCTCTTTTGTAGGTGTGTATGCCAATTGGCCTTCACACCTCCTTCCCAGACAACAACCTCCAACTGATGGTCCAGTCAGGTGCCAAGGGTTCCACCGTCAACACCATGCAGGTAAATTTCCCCACTCTCCGCCTTTCGGTGAAATGGTCATTTATAGACTTCCACTGTCTTAATATTCATCTTACTTTGGTTGACTCTTGTTTCAGATCTCGTGTCTACTAGGTCAGATTGAATTAGAGGGTCGTAGGCCTCCACTGATGCCCTCTGGGAAATCGCTACCTTGTTTCCAACCATATGACCCAGCGCCCGTTGCTGGAGGTTTTGTTACTGGGAGGTTCCTCACAGGCATCAAACCACAGGTTTGTCTTCAAGCTCCTGTTTTTAACGAAAGATTGGTCAAAGCTTCATTTCATTGTTTCTACCATCAGGAATTTTTCTTCCATTGCATGGCAGGCAGAGAAGGACTGGTGGACACTGCTGTAA is a window of Syngnathus typhle isolate RoL2023-S1 ecotype Sweden linkage group LG1, RoL_Styp_1.0, whole genome shotgun sequence DNA encoding:
- the polr1a gene encoding DNA-directed RNA polymerase I subunit RPA1, with translation MLFRKDVPWRRLEGMSFGMYSAEEIRKLSVKTITNTRLLDGVGNVLPNGLYDLALGPADNKEVCSTCHQDFNNCPGHLGHVELPLPVYNPLFFDKVYLLIRGSCLTCQMLTCPRAAVHLLLNQLKLLDHGAMQQVYQIEEFLNQFIENNGKVTGDDIAAALKEFTDSVVTESSGNINQIKHIVGRKNTLITDFWKNHMKSRKCPHCRSKRFVVRSEHNSKLIVTLPAGTQSILKWDVVDTAAGDKAYMTASTAREHVNMLWKKEGFFLKCLFYGVRNNSESNGAEEGFSPDLFFLELMVVPPCRYRPTNRLGDQMFTNGQTVNMQAVMKDSAVVRKLLSLMAVEKGTPEAESQDTEEKDRSFLSEIPGKTLTDKLYNVWIRLQTHINIVFDSDMDKIMSQKYPGIKQILEKKDGLFRKHMMGKRVDFAARSVICPDMYIGTNEIGLPMVFATKLTYPQPVTPWNVKELRQAVLNGPNVHPGATMVMSEDGRRTLLSPSSFTQREAVAKQLLTPCPGPHKMPMKIVNRHIKNGDVLLLNRQPTLHRPSIQAHRARILPGEKVLRLHYANCKAYNADFDGDEMNAHFPQTELGRAEAYTLVSTDQQYLLPKDGTPLAGLIQDHMVSGARMTIRGSFFTRDQYTELVYRGLTDKQGRVKLLRPAILKPQKLWTGKQVVSTLLLNVIPKKAIPLNLVGKSKIPSKAWIQIPPRATPGYDPDTMCDSQVLIRQGELLVGVLDKAHYGSSAYGLVHCCYELYGGETSGNLLSCLARLFTAYLQLYRGFTLGVEDILVKPGANKKRKRIIKESLKIGTRALQTAFNLPPDVDEAEAKSRWQDAHLNPDQRDFSMADHKFKEVANQVNNDINKVCMPIGLHTSFPDNNLQLMVQSGAKGSTVNTMQISCLLGQIELEGRRPPLMPSGKSLPCFQPYDPAPVAGGFVTGRFLTGIKPQEFFFHCMAGREGLVDTAVKTSRSGYLQRCIIKHLEGLVVQYDLTVRDSDGSVVQFLYGEDGLDIPKTKFLQARQFPFIEDNFEVIRKSQGLDEVLARVDPQGANKHFSAIQRWKSKRGLACPRKGAFLLFSQKKLAKLKQTDAGLNVCGRDAAVLKLIEQWRALGEDGQSKYKRKSSSCPDPSLAMFRPDISFGSVSESFHDITEKYLQNRDTTSPPQGLDADRLRPLLHYKWQRSLCDPGEAVGLLAAQSIGEPSTQMTLNTFHFAGRGEMNVTLGIPRLREILMVASSNIKTPMMSVPVLNSKKALKRAQKLRRQLTRVCLAEVLQKIDVVETVRMETFPRSKMQTYKITFNFLHPEHYAEDKQLSPHKILHYMETRFIYLLLQAIDKRAAKLASIAVGTQKATLRDKDIDGDELAEPPGRDDGEDVAEKEIVDDQANEGDADASDAKRKDKQEEEVDYDSAEENEDKDDVVVEEEEEEEEAAQEEEETQKEAQEEAEGGAKQSKMESSAAKKTQAESGGAEESADQMRVNFVLNSNPAIEGYCYDLKHELWCELEVAFPVSKVYLDMTSVVSKLAQNAIIVETKGLTRCLLNETTTKTGEKLTVLNTEGINMHRIFEHSDILDVNRLYSNEVHAMAQTYGIEVAFKVIEKEIKDVFAVYGIQVDPRHLSLVADYMCFEGVYKPLNRHAFKSNPSPLQQMTFETSYKFLKQATMLGASDQLVSPSACLVVGKVVKGGTGLFELKQPLQ